A genome region from Chelonia mydas isolate rCheMyd1 chromosome 12, rCheMyd1.pri.v2, whole genome shotgun sequence includes the following:
- the B3GNT9 gene encoding UDP-GlcNAc:betaGal beta-1,3-N-acetylglucosaminyltransferase 9, with amino-acid sequence MRVRLKGDAICTLFLVVVLCSLLYSQLERTSWTTGNREQTHKKPSPTQRIFPGPEAPKWHPQAEVTFGQPRIIFIAKDEEVASKKAQTTTSPPLTHSAFDFKRYLLNKDNRNFDLLINQPKKCLRTPGGPFLLIAIKSVVEDFDRREIVRKTWGREGLVNGVQVQRVFLLGIPKNKTALATWEILVHQESLMYQDILLWDFLDTFFNLTLKEIHFLNWADEFCSSVKFIFKGDADVFVNVENIIDFLERHDPAEDLFVGDIIYNAHPIRVQKSKYYIPETMYGLGTYPLYAGGGGFLLSSSTMKKLFQACKEVELFPIDDVFLGMCLQRINLKPVLHEGFKTFGIVKPSAAPHLQTFDPCFYKDLMVVHSLKVAEIWLMWNLLHNPRLSCTQKKQVKKPFQWKRKKTKAMIDSSLLIKQAKHGRST; translated from the coding sequence ATGAGAGTTCGGCTGAAAGGGGATGCGATCTGCACCCTTTTCCTGGTGGTAGTGCTTTGTTCTTTACTCTATTCCCAGTTGGAGCGTACTTCCTGGACAACAGGAAACAGGGAGCAAACGCACAAGAAACCTTCACCAACGCAGAGAATCTTCCCAGGCCCTGAAGCCCCCAAGTGGCATCCTCAAGCGGAGGTGACATTTGGCCAACCcagaatcatttttattgctaaaGATGAGGAGGTGGCAAGTAAAAAGGCCCAAACTACCACTTCACCACCGCTGACTCATTCTGCCTTCGACTTCAAGCGCTACCTTCTAAACAAGGACAATCGGAACTTTGATCTTCTCATTAACCAGCCCAAGAAATGCCTGAGAACACCCGGAGGTCCCTTCCTGCTTATAGCCATCAAATCGGTGGTTGAGGACTTTGACAGACGTGAGATCGTCCGTAagacctggggcagggagggtttgGTGAACGGGGTGCAGGTTCAAAGAGTTTTCCTCCTAGGAATACCAAAGAATAAGACGGCACTTGCAACATGGGAGATTCTTGTCCATCAGGAGAGTCTGATGTACCAGGACATTTTACTCTGGGACTTTCTGGATACTTTCTTCAATCTGACCCtgaaagagatccacttcctgaactgGGCTGACGAGTTTTGTTCCAGTGTGAAGTTCATTTTTAAAGGGGATGCTGACGTTTTTGTCAATGTGGAGAACATCATTGACTTCCTCGAGAGACATGACCCTGCAGAAGACCTCTTTGTTGGGGATATCATCTACAATGCTCACCCAATCCGGGTGCAGAAGAGTAAATACTATATCCCAGAAACAATGTATGGGCTAGGCACATACCCACTCTATGCAGGTGGTGGGGGCTTCTTATTGTCCAGCAGCACCATGAAAAAGCTCTTCCAGGCTTGCAAAGAGGTGGAGCTCTTCCCCATTGATGATGTCTTTTTGGGCATGTGCTTGCAGAGAATCAATCTCAAACCTGTTTTGCATGAAGGATTCAAGACGTTTGGCATCGTGAAACCCTCAGCTGCCCCGCACTTGCAGACATTTGACCCCTGCTTTTACAAAGATCTCATGGTAGTCCACAGTCTAAAAGTAGCCGAAATCTGGCTAATGTGGAATCTGCTTCACAACCCACGGCTTTCCTGCACCCAGAAGAAGCAGGTGAAGAAGCCTTTCcaatggaagagaaaaaaaaccaaagcaaTGATAGACAGCAGCCTTCTGATAAAGCAGGCTAAGCATGGCAGAAGTACGTGA